Proteins from one Drosophila gunungcola strain Sukarami chromosome 3R, Dgunungcola_SK_2, whole genome shotgun sequence genomic window:
- the LOC128266660 gene encoding pH-sensitive chloride channel 2 → MDILGILTLVSCLGLTTASGVHLSDIQQNLAANGSVMLAPLNSSDAFSVSINLSQSTVNNCPSLENARSIAQMEFLTRLTAGCRYDRMVPPTVYNKDGEEKPLDIYARFYIYVMKNLDSSDLQFMVQGLLQLRYEDPRLAFSSYLPNQRQPIMGESELKKMLWVPHIFLTNEEASSVLGTSAKDELTSIYPNGTVLITTRLQATLYCWMNFKKFPFDEQKCTTILESWMYNTSLVELHWETVKPVSFDKQLQLTEYDLIGSLCNESIRVSNGSFMTHGSLEGNYSIISFTVLLTREVGYYVIDYFLPSIMIVTISWVSFWLQADQTPARTTLGCTTLLSFITLSLSQENNLMKVSYVTMSEVWFLVCTIFIFGSLVEFAFVNTIWRRNNDLQLKKRTTKYIVKNTFVPKRHRHRHGYRRTDSTMSTMSTTSMDKSCGRENTVITIETPIIIGGSLSREDSAISLDEQDESSNSSSGDSTKEKPAPQTFATMTPKEVSLWIDRKMRFVFPLAFIVFNALFWTLVYCL, encoded by the exons ATGGATATACTTGGAATTCTTACACTTGTCAGCTGCTTGGGATTAACAACAGCATCCGGAGTGCATTTGAGCGATATTCAGCAGAATTTGG CTGCCAATGGATCTGTTATGTTGGCCCCGTTGAACAGCTCGGATGCTTTCAGTGTGTCCATAAACCTATCGCAATCGACTGTTAACAATTGTCCTTCCCTGGAAAACGCAAGATCTATTGCACAAATGGAGTTTCTGACACGATTAACCGCCGGTTGTCGCTACGACAGAATGGTGCCACCCACGGTCTATAACAAAGATGGCGAGGAGAAGCCCTTGGACATCTATGCCCGGTTCTACATTTACGTGATGAAGAACTTGGACTCAAGTGATCTGCAGTTTATGGTGCAGGGTCTTTTGCAATTGCGGTATGAGGATCCCCGACTGGCCTTCTCCAGTTACCTGCCCAATCAAAGGCAGCCAATAATGGGAGAATCCGAACTAAAGAAAATGCTCTGGGTGCCACATATTTTCCTGACCAACGAGGAGGCCTCCAGCGTCTTGGGCACCAGTGCCAAGGACGAACTGACCTCCATTTATCCAAATGGTACGGTTTTGATCACCACAAGACTTCAGGCCACTCTCTACTGCTGGATGAACTTCAAGAAGTTTCCGTTTGACGAGCAAAAGTGCACCACAATCCTGGAGAGCTGGATGTACAACACTTCGCTGGTGGAACTTCACTGGGAGACCGTGAAGCCCGTGAGTTTCGATAAGCAGCTTCAGCTGACGGAATATGACCTCATTGGCTCGCTTTGCAACGAGTCCATCAGGGTGTCCAATGGTTCCTTTATGACTCATGGCTCTTTGGAGGGCAACTACAGCATTATTAGCTTCACTGTTTTGCTTACACGCGAAGTAGGTTACTATGTGATTGACTACTTTTTGCCTTCGATCATGATTGTGACCATTTCTTGGGTGTCCTTCTGGCTGCAGGCAGATCAAACACCAGCGAGAACTACTCTGGGTTGCACCACCCTGCTGTCCTTTATCACACTCTCCCTTTCGCAGGAAAACAATCTGATGAAGGTCAGCTATGTGACCATGTCGGAGGTGTGGTTTCTGGTATGCACCATCTTCATCTTTGGCAGCCTGGTGGAGTTTGCCTTTGTAAACACCATTTGGCGCAGGAACAACGATCTGCAGCTCAAGAAACGCACTACCAAATACATTGTCAAGAACACTTTTGTGCCGAAGAGACATAGGCATCGGCATGGTTATAGAAGGACCGATAGCACCATGAGTACCATGAGCACCACTAGCATGGACAAGTCCTGTGGTCGTGAAAATACTGTGATCACTATCGAGACACCCATAATCATAGGAGGCAGTCTCAGTCGCGAAGATTCGGCCATTAGTTTGGATGAGCAAGATGAGTCCTCCAATTCGTCGTCCGGAGATTCAACAAAGGAAAAACCCGCCCCCCAGACTTTTGCCACAATGACGCCCAAGGAAGTGTCCCTGTGGATCGACCGAAAGATGCGATTCGTCTTCCCGCTGGCCTTCATTGTTTTCAACGCCCTGTTTTGGACTCTGGTCTACTGCCTGTGA